The following is a genomic window from Bacteroidota bacterium.
TTTAACTGCATTAAATATATAAAAAAATAATTTCCGCTTAGCGGGTTGAAAAGTACAAAATGTTTCTCGAAAATACAGTAAATCATACAGAACAGAAAGGTTGGATTGAAGTTATTACCGGTTCAATGTTTTCAGGAAAGACTGAAGAGTTGATTCGCAGGCTAAAAAGGGCGAAAATAGCAAAGCAGAAAGTTGAAATTTTTAAACCTGCAATCGATACCAGATACGATGAAGAGAAAGTAGTTTCTCACGACTCAAACGAAATTCACTCTACTCCGGTGCCTGCAGCTGCAAATATTCCATTACTTGCCGATGATGTTGATGTAGTTGGAATTGACGAAGCACAGTTTTTCGACAGTGAAATTGTTGAAGTTTGTAATCATCTTGCCAATAGAGGTATCAGAGTAATTGTTGCCGGATTGGATATGGATTTCAAAGGTCAGCCATTTGGACCAATGCCATTTCTTATGGCAACAGCAGAATACGTTACAAAGGTTCATGCGGTTTGTTCAAAAACAGGGAATCTGGCCCATTACAGTCACAGAACCGATGCCAGCGACGATTTAGTTCTGCTGGGCGAAATAAACGAATACGAACCACTTAGCAGAGCTGCATATTTCGAAGCGATGAACAGTAAGAAAAATGTTGAAGAAGAAGTTTAACTTTATATTCTACATATTTTATAAAATCCTCTATTTTACCGATAGAGGATTTTTTTTGTGCCTTTGTAAGACCTACACATAAGGTTACCGACAAACAAAAATTCATAAAAGACCGGAATATGTATAATTATACTAATTTAGACAAGATTTTCACAAATGAAGAATTGGATTAACCCATAACATGCTGGTATTTCCGAAATACTGCGAAACAAAAAATACCATGTCTGAAAAATACCAAAATAAATACCGTGTAAAATCCCATAGAATGCCAGGTTGGGATTATTCGGATAATGGGTACTATTACATTACCATTGTTTCCCAAAACAGGGTGTCTAATTTAGGTAAAATAGATAATAATGAAATGGTATTGTCTGATTTTGGTATAATTGTAAAGACCGAATTTTTAAAATCATTTGAAATACGAAACGAATTATTTTTAGGTGAATGTATTATCATGCCAAATCATATCCATGCCATAATAATTTTAAATAAATCGGAATTGGATGATTTGTTGGTGAATGATGATTTGTTGGTGAATGTAGAGACGCACGGCCGTGCGTCTCTACATAATCACAACCATAACCGTACAAACAACCCAATACCACCAATCAGAAAACCAAAATCGATATCGTCATTTATTGCGGGTTTTAAATCGGCAGTGAACACAAAAATTGATAATTATATTGATGAAAACAATTTAGATATTCCGAAATACAACAGAAAAAATCATTTTTTTCAATCAAACTATCACGACCGTATTATCCGTGATGATGCAGAATATAACAGGATTAAGAATTATATCATTAATAATCCTAAAAATTGGAATAATGATAGATTTAATAATTATTCCAATTTTTAGGATTCAAAACCAAATTTTATAATTACAATGACCAAAAATCAATATTCGATAAAAGATATAGCCGGTATAATTGATGCTGATTTTATAGGCGATGAAAACTATAAAATAAACAACTTAAGTATCGATAGCCGTAAATCGGGGAACAATTCCAAAACCTTGTTTTTTGCATTAGAAACCCCAAACAACGACGGTCATAAATATATAGACGAACTGATATTGAAAGGAACATTGAGTTTTGTGGTGAACAAACTCCCCGATAATATAAATAAATCGGCAAATTATATAGTTGTAAAAAACAGTTTCGATGCCCTTAAAAATCTGGCGAGGTGGAAAAGAGAAAACTCAAATATAAAAACAGTTGCAATAACCGGCAGTAACGGAAAAACTATTGTCAAGGAATGGCTGTATCAGCTTCTGCAAAACGATTTCAACATAGTACGAAGTCCTAAGAGTTATAACTCGCAAATTGGTGTTCCATTATCGGTTTGGGGGATCAATAAAGAAAATAATCTGGGAATTTTCGAAGTGGGAATATCAAAACCCGGAGAAATGGATGTATTACAGAAAATTGTGAAGCCGCAAATTGGAATATTTACAAATATTGGAAGTGCACATTCCGAAAACTTTATTTCCCGGAAACAAAAAATTGAAGAAAAGATTAAGCTTTTTAAGAACGCCGAAAAGCTCATTTTTAAAGATGATGCAGAACTCGGAATGATTATTAAAAATTCTGATTTACTTAAAAACGTTAAAAAACTTTCGTGGGCTTTCCGAACAAAAGCCGATTTGCAGATACTCGGAGTGTTAAAAGGTAGCTCGGCAACAACAATAACAGGACTTTTCAACGCTAAAGTTTATACTGTTGAAATTCCATTTACAGACGAAGCATCTGTTGAAAATGCAATAACTTCGTGGTTGCTAATGCTTGACTTTGGATATGACAACGACGAAATTAAGAAACGAATCAAAAAATTGACCCCTATTGAGATGCGACTGGAACAACTCGAGGGTAATAACAACTGCACAATAATAAACGACGGATACAGTCTCGATGTTGATTCTCTGAAAATAGCGTTAGACTTTCTTGACACGCAGTTTCAACACAGCGAAAGAACTGTAATTATTTCTAATATCGAACAGCATAAAGAGGATACCGGTCTTTTATACGAAGAAACAGGACGTTTAATAGAACAACATAAAATAAATAAGGTAATTCTTGTAGGATCAGAAATTTCGCGATATAAAAATAAGTTTCACGCAAAATATATCCACTGCTTTAACAGTACTGCAGACCTTGTATCGGGTATCGACAAAACAGATCTTAACAATGAAGTAGTATTGGTGAAAGGTGCAAGATCTTTTCGTTTCGAGAAAATCGTAACACTTCTTGCCAAAAAATCACATGATACCGTTTTGGAAGTTAATCTTTCGGGAATAGTGAGAAACCTCAACTTCTATAAAAGCCGGCTCAAAGCGGAAACTAAAGTTATGGTTATGGTAAAAGCCTTTTCCTATGGCGGTGGAAGTTATGAGATAGCTAATATTCTTCAATATCACAATGTTGATTATCTGGCTGTGGCATATGCCGATGAAGGGAAAGCTCTACGCGAATCAGGAATAAGTACTCCTATTTTGGTCTTAAACCCCGAAGTTTCGAGTTATGCAACTCTAATAGAATACAATCTGGAGCCCGAAATATACAGTTTAAGGGTATTAAATGAATTTTTAAAGGTACTTGGCGACAGAAATTTTTCTGTCCATCTAAAAATAGATACCGGAATGCACAGACTTGGATTTATGGAAAATGATATTGACTTATTGACTGATACCATAAACCGGAATAAAAACATTGAGGTTAAATCCATTTTCTCACACCTTTCGGCAGCCGATGACCTGTTGGAGACGGAATTTACAGAATCACAGGCAAATAAATTATTTTCAATATCAAAGAAGATAAGCGATGCCATTAAGTTCAAACCATTGGTTCATTTGCTAAACAGTGCGGGGATAATTAATTATCCTGAATATCAATTTAACATGGTTCGCATAGGCCTGGGACTTCACGGGATCACAAAAAACGAAGAAGCCCAGCAATTTTTAGAACCTATTACAAAGCTCAATACAGTTATTTCACAAATCAGAACTATCGAAAAAGGAGAAAGTGTCGGTTACAACAGGGAATTTACTGCGAAAAAAACAATGAAGATAGCAACCTTGCCAATAGGATATGCCGATGGAATTGACCGCAGGTGGGGAAATGAGATTGGCGGGGTAGTAATTAACAATAAAAGAGCTGCAATAATTGGCATCATTGCCATGGACATGATGATGGTTGATGTAAGTGATATTAGCTGTGAAGAAGGAGATGCAGTTGAAATATTTGGCAATAATATTACTGTTTCGGAAATTGCTGAGAAGATAGGGACTATTCCATACGAAATTCTGACAAAGATTTCGCCGAGGGTAAAGCGGGTATATTATCAGGAATAAAAAAACAGCCTTTAAGTAAAAACCTAAAGGCTGCTAATATTATACAATAATTGTACTAATTATTTTCCTGCAATAAAACTTCTTATAGCTTCAGTATACTCAGTTTCTGTAACTACTGAGTTTGTAGAAGCAGCTGCCCCTTCAACTTTAGTATAGTTTGTTACAACTTCGGCAGCAGCACCAAGTAAATCGATATACACCTGGTAAGATACATAGAACGACTTGTCTGAGATATTGTAATTTCCACTATTACCTCCAGCATCTACAGTAGGGCGATAGTATACACGGTGTTGATAAGCACCTTCAGGGTCTCCTACATGAAATTTCCCATCCTCTTCATCGAAGTACAGAGCAGTTTCGAATGTTTCGAATGTTATACCTCCATTTTCGAAATCGAAAGCGAAATCTAAATCAGAATGATATCCAAAAATACCTCCTAAAAGCACAGAGCTTTCGCTACAACCTTTTAACTTAACATCGTACTGGTATGATGAACCTGAAATTGTTCCTCCAACAAAGTTGAATACTGTATTTACTCCAAGGAAAGTACTCATAACTTCATTATAGTTATAATCCTTCATAGTAAATAAATAATCGATATATTCGAATTCTTCACCATTATGATACCATCCTATTTCTTGTGAACTGTTTCCTGCTGCATCAGCAAAAGAACCCTCTGCAGAAAATAGAACTAATATATTCCCACAATCAAATTGATATTCGCTTAAATCAACAGTTACACTATTACCAAAAACAGTCACATCTCCTATTAATACATTTACAGATTTAGTAACCTCAGGAAGATCTCCTTCGTTTAGTTTAACACTATGTACCTGCATATTGAAACTACCAGGAACAAGAATCACATCTTCATTAAAAAATAATTCAATAACAGGCGATGTATTAGTTTCTGTTCCTGAAGGAGGATTAGAATACTCAGCTTTTAATATAGGACCGGTAATATCTTCAACAACAACAGTATCAACAACTACGGGAGTAATTTCGTCATTAATATTACGTATAAGTGAATAAACATAATACTTAGGAGAACCAGCAATAGTATCGTTAAACACTTTGTTATCTCCAATTATTTCGAAACTACCATTTTTAAGTGCATCAACACTACCTGATATTAACTGATAAGCATCAGGAGTAGCAATTAACTCACTTGAGATAGCGTAAAACATCTCTCCGTCTGTACTTGTAGATACATCCATTGTTAACGCAATGTTACCACCCGATTCTGCAACAGTTGTATCAGAATAAACAATAGTGTGAGCATCTACGATTGTAGGATTAAAATCGGCAGCATTTTCCTTATTACAGGAAAATATTGCTGCTGACATAATCAATGCGATTATATATATTTTTTTCATAGTTATTAATTTTTAGTGTAAGTAGTAGTTCCGAACCAATCGAAGAATCCTGTAGCAGCAGCCGAATTCACGTAGAATCCATACTTACTAATAGTCACAGTACCATCGGCATTAATAGTACCAACAATATCCCTTTTAGTATCTACAACTCTTTCTCCATCGATAACTTCTACATAAACAACATATACCTTACCATAAGTCTCGTCGGTTGCAATTACCTGACCTGCCTTAATTGTAAATGTATTAGCTTCTAAATCAACTGAAGCTCTAATATCGTTGTAATCAAATCCTTCCCAGAAACCTCTAATATCGAGTTCAGTATTAGAACCTCTTACGGGTAAAAATGTTGATTCCCATGTACTAGTTTCCTCAAAACGATTAGAATAACCTTCAACATTGTAAGTTCCAAACAAGTGAGCTAAAGGATGTTCATCATCAATAATATCAACTATATGAGTATTAGCTTCAACTCCTCCAATTCCAATATTAACATCCGAATTGCTTATATTGGCAATATTAATCTCTATAACTTTATCTCCACCTACTACATCATTATCGATTGTAACAATTTCGAGATAATTATAAACATCTGTTCCATCTAATCGGAAATCATCTTTGTTTAGTACAATAAAATGTTCCCCTTCAACTGCTGTACTGTCAAAGCTAAATTCAACTGAAACATTAAGGTCTTTATTGTTAGTTGTAAGATAAACTGGAATTCGAACAGTATCTACAACATCGTAAACAAGAGTATCTAATCCAACAATTTCAGTAATTTCAACGCCTTCAGTTAAGGTAGAACTTCTACCCTCAAAAGCTACATGCATTACATTATCCGGTAATTTATAATCGGGCTTTTCACAAGAAGAAGCCACGAAAATCAATGCTAATGCTATAAATTTAATTAATTTCTTCATGATTAATATCCGTTATTTTGTTTCATATTATCGTTTGCAAATAGTTCATCCTGTGGTATAGGCAGATACATGAATTTATGACTATCCGTGTTAAGAACCTTATATTCTGGTATTAATTCAATATCCTCATCTAAACGCTCTATACCTTCATTGAATCGTTTTAAATCGAACCAACGGTGTCCTTCGTAAGCTAATTCTAAACGACGTTCGCTAAGAATACTCTCCAAAGCAATATCATCCGAATTGAAAACTACATCAACATTTCCTTCTATTCTATTAGAACGGAGTCTATTATAATCGTCAGCAGAAAGAGATAATTCTCCTGATCGTGCATAAGCTTCGGATCTAATTAAATATTGCTCAGATATTCTAAATAGTTTAGTTAAAGCAAGACCAGTATTAGTTTCAGTACCTAAATATTTTGCTACAACCAACTCTCCATCAGCTCTAACATTATAAATTACACTATTTCTAATGTCATTTTCATTAGCAGAAACTTCGTTTACTATACTGTATGATGGGTGGAATTGAATATTCCCATTTAGGTATGAAGTAAACATATCGCCTAATCTTATATTCTCGTTAGGTAAATATTCATAAGCCCAAATAATCTCAGTATCATCCTCGTCTGACCATAATTTATTATAGTTTGCTATAGTACTTAAGTTGTAGTTTTGAATCGACATAGAACTGAACTCAATAGCTTTAGTATAATCTTGCTTATAAAGATATAAACGAGACAACATTGCCACTACAGCATCTTTAGTAATTCTAGTCTTATCGTCTAAAGACTCTGGCATTAATTCGTATGCTTTTAATAGATCAGCTTCAATACCATTATAACTCTCTATAACAGATAATCGAGCTGGTGTTTCGATCCCTGATTTGGTAACATAAGGAACTCCAAATTCACTAGAAAGATTATTATACTCGCCAAATAAACGCAATAGCTCGAAGTGCATATATCCTCGAAGTGCATGCGCTTCGGCTTTATACTGTGCCAGTTTTTCCTCTTCAGAAGCAGAACTCGCTTTAACATTTCCAACACCTTCTAATAATTTATTCACAATAAGAATTGGGAAGAATCTAGAACTCCAATTTCCTGATGCCTCATTAGTACTAGAATTAATAGTCCATGTGTGTATTTGAACACCACCACCAGTATTTGTAGATGCTAAACGAAGATCATCACCAATACGAGAAGAAATTTCTATTGGTCCAAAAGTTGGCATAGAACCATATGCACCAATCATCATCTTATTGGCATCATCAACTGTAGTCAACACATCCTCATCAAGAATAACATCTTGATGATCGATATCTAAACTACAAGAACCAAGTGTTAGTCCAACTATAACAGATATATATTTTATTATATTTTTCATTTTCAACAAATTAGAAGTTAACATCTAAACCAAATGTAAAGATTGTAGGTGTAGGATATTCATACTGTGCAATGTTGTTATCATCTTCAGGATCGAATCCTGTCCAGCTTGTCCATGTTAGCAAGTTTTGAACTCGTCCGTAAACCCTAAGTTTTTGCATTTTAACCTTACTTGCTATTGCATTAGGAACATTATACCCAATACTTATATCGCGAAGCTTAAGGAAAGAAGCATCTTCGATAAATTTAGAAGTAAACTCAAGATTATAACTCTTACCCTGAATATCTGTAATATCACCCGGTTCTTTCCAAATATCATTCATTTCGGTTGACATATTGAACTGAGTAAAATTGTGGTTTTCCTGGAAGAAACGCTGATTATTAAAACGTTTAAATCCTGTTTGGAAAGAGAACATCATATTAAAATCGAAACCTTTCCAGCTCATGTTTGTTCCAATACCTCCAATTGACGGTGGAATATAAGTTCCAAAATTTGCAACATTATTATCTGCAGA
Proteins encoded in this region:
- a CDS encoding thymidine kinase gives rise to the protein MFLENTVNHTEQKGWIEVITGSMFSGKTEELIRRLKRAKIAKQKVEIFKPAIDTRYDEEKVVSHDSNEIHSTPVPAAANIPLLADDVDVVGIDEAQFFDSEIVEVCNHLANRGIRVIVAGLDMDFKGQPFGPMPFLMATAEYVTKVHAVCSKTGNLAHYSHRTDASDDLVLLGEINEYEPLSRAAYFEAMNSKKNVEEEV
- a CDS encoding bifunctional UDP-N-acetylmuramoyl-tripeptide:D-alanyl-D-alanine ligase/alanine racemase, whose translation is MTKNQYSIKDIAGIIDADFIGDENYKINNLSIDSRKSGNNSKTLFFALETPNNDGHKYIDELILKGTLSFVVNKLPDNINKSANYIVVKNSFDALKNLARWKRENSNIKTVAITGSNGKTIVKEWLYQLLQNDFNIVRSPKSYNSQIGVPLSVWGINKENNLGIFEVGISKPGEMDVLQKIVKPQIGIFTNIGSAHSENFISRKQKIEEKIKLFKNAEKLIFKDDAELGMIIKNSDLLKNVKKLSWAFRTKADLQILGVLKGSSATTITGLFNAKVYTVEIPFTDEASVENAITSWLLMLDFGYDNDEIKKRIKKLTPIEMRLEQLEGNNNCTIINDGYSLDVDSLKIALDFLDTQFQHSERTVIISNIEQHKEDTGLLYEETGRLIEQHKINKVILVGSEISRYKNKFHAKYIHCFNSTADLVSGIDKTDLNNEVVLVKGARSFRFEKIVTLLAKKSHDTVLEVNLSGIVRNLNFYKSRLKAETKVMVMVKAFSYGGGSYEIANILQYHNVDYLAVAYADEGKALRESGISTPILVLNPEVSSYATLIEYNLEPEIYSLRVLNEFLKVLGDRNFSVHLKIDTGMHRLGFMENDIDLLTDTINRNKNIEVKSIFSHLSAADDLLETEFTESQANKLFSISKKISDAIKFKPLVHLLNSAGIINYPEYQFNMVRIGLGLHGITKNEEAQQFLEPITKLNTVISQIRTIEKGESVGYNREFTAKKTMKIATLPIGYADGIDRRWGNEIGGVVINNKRAAIIGIIAMDMMMVDVSDISCEEGDAVEIFGNNITVSEIAEKIGTIPYEILTKISPRVKRVYYQE
- a CDS encoding RagB/SusD family nutrient uptake outer membrane protein; translation: MKNIIKYISVIVGLTLGSCSLDIDHQDVILDEDVLTTVDDANKMMIGAYGSMPTFGPIEISSRIGDDLRLASTNTGGGVQIHTWTINSSTNEASGNWSSRFFPILIVNKLLEGVGNVKASSASEEEKLAQYKAEAHALRGYMHFELLRLFGEYNNLSSEFGVPYVTKSGIETPARLSVIESYNGIEADLLKAYELMPESLDDKTRITKDAVVAMLSRLYLYKQDYTKAIEFSSMSIQNYNLSTIANYNKLWSDEDDTEIIWAYEYLPNENIRLGDMFTSYLNGNIQFHPSYSIVNEVSANENDIRNSVIYNVRADGELVVAKYLGTETNTGLALTKLFRISEQYLIRSEAYARSGELSLSADDYNRLRSNRIEGNVDVVFNSDDIALESILSERRLELAYEGHRWFDLKRFNEGIERLDEDIELIPEYKVLNTDSHKFMYLPIPQDELFANDNMKQNNGY